The following proteins are encoded in a genomic region of Leptospira ryugenii:
- the galE gene encoding UDP-glucose 4-epimerase GalE, which translates to MKVLVTGGAGYIGSHIVLELMELGYDITVVDDMTNGNEANLFPNNQFIQGKIQDSSVLEKAFSKGIDAVFHFAAWKAAGESMTDPMKYTLNNLNGTFVLLDAMLKYGTKYFVFSSSAAVYGAPKYLPIDENHPTDPENYYGYTKLAIEENLRWFDKLKGLKSACLRYFNAAGYDPKGRIRGIEKTPANLLPIIMEVASGLRKGFEIFGEDYNTEDGTCIRDYIHVSDLAKAHILALDYIRTHNESLTVNLGSENGYSVKEMTKIAEEIVGKAIPHKIVGRRAGDPAKLLASSAKGKDLLKWEPKFSDAKTLIESMWDLYKSL; encoded by the coding sequence ATGAAAGTTTTAGTCACAGGTGGAGCCGGTTATATTGGTTCCCATATCGTACTCGAGCTTATGGAGCTAGGGTATGATATAACTGTCGTAGATGATATGACCAATGGAAACGAAGCCAATTTGTTTCCAAACAATCAATTCATCCAAGGAAAGATCCAAGATTCATCTGTCTTGGAAAAAGCCTTTTCGAAGGGGATCGATGCTGTCTTTCACTTTGCTGCCTGGAAAGCTGCAGGTGAATCTATGACAGATCCCATGAAATATACACTTAATAATTTAAATGGCACTTTTGTTTTGTTAGATGCCATGCTTAAGTATGGAACAAAATACTTTGTATTTTCCTCCTCGGCAGCAGTCTATGGTGCGCCCAAATATTTGCCCATAGATGAAAATCATCCTACCGATCCTGAAAATTACTATGGTTACACAAAACTTGCAATAGAAGAAAATCTTCGGTGGTTTGATAAACTCAAAGGTTTAAAGTCCGCTTGCCTTCGTTATTTCAATGCGGCTGGCTATGACCCAAAAGGTAGAATCCGAGGTATTGAAAAAACTCCCGCAAATTTACTTCCCATCATTATGGAAGTAGCTTCAGGCCTGAGAAAGGGCTTTGAAATTTTCGGTGAGGATTATAACACAGAAGATGGAACATGCATCCGAGATTATATCCATGTAAGTGACTTAGCAAAAGCCCACATTCTCGCTTTAGATTATATCAGAACACATAATGAAAGCTTAACGGTGAACCTAGGCTCTGAAAATGGCTATTCTGTTAAAGAAATGACCAAAATTGCAGAAGAGATCGTAGGGAAAGCCATCCCACATAAAATCGTAGGTAGAAGAGCCGGCGATCCAGCAAAGTTACTCGCCTCATCGGCGAAAGGCAAAGATTTACTCAAATGGGAACCTAAGTTCAGTGACGCAAAGACTTTGATAGAATCCATGTGGGATCTATACAAAAGTCTTTAG
- the lpxA gene encoding acyl-ACP--UDP-N-acetylglucosamine O-acyltransferase, which yields MKIHPTAIIDPKAELHESVEIGPFCIVEKDVQIGEGTKIESHARILTGSRIGKFNKFCSGVTFGGIPQDLGFKAETPTYIEIGDNNTLKENCIFHRATKEGGYTKIGNHNFFMGNIHIAHDCLVGDHNIMVQNSMIAGHVVIGNRVFVSGLTGIHQFVRVGDFAMVAGLAKIVKDIPPYSTIDGNPATVIGLNSVGLKRNGFNGDTRNAIKKAYKVLYHMGLNTSQAIAELEKDKDLIPEVRYIIDFFKASKRGVTDHRAIGGSDEE from the coding sequence ATGAAGATTCACCCAACAGCAATCATTGATCCTAAAGCCGAATTGCACGAGTCCGTTGAAATCGGACCTTTTTGTATTGTTGAAAAAGATGTTCAGATTGGAGAGGGAACAAAGATAGAGTCCCATGCACGTATCCTTACCGGTTCACGAATCGGAAAATTCAATAAGTTTTGTTCAGGAGTCACCTTTGGTGGGATTCCACAAGATTTAGGCTTTAAAGCGGAAACCCCCACCTACATCGAGATTGGCGATAACAATACACTCAAGGAAAATTGTATTTTCCACAGGGCAACCAAAGAAGGTGGCTACACAAAAATTGGTAACCATAATTTCTTTATGGGGAATATACACATTGCGCATGATTGTCTCGTCGGGGACCACAACATCATGGTTCAGAACAGTATGATCGCAGGCCATGTTGTCATTGGAAATCGGGTCTTTGTCTCTGGCTTAACAGGCATCCACCAATTTGTTCGAGTGGGTGATTTTGCAATGGTTGCTGGACTTGCAAAAATCGTAAAAGACATTCCTCCTTATAGTACTATCGATGGAAACCCAGCGACAGTCATTGGCTTAAACTCAGTTGGATTAAAGCGAAATGGCTTCAATGGAGACACAAGGAATGCGATCAAAAAAGCTTATAAAGTTTTATACCACATGGGACTCAATACTTCACAGGCGATCGCGGAATTAGAAAAAGATAAAGATCTGATCCCAGAAGTAAGGTACATCATCGACTTCTTCAAGGCGAGTAAACGTGGTGTGACCGACCATAGAGCCATCGGTGGGTCTGACGAAGAATGA
- a CDS encoding Hpt domain-containing protein has translation MLIDWSRIESLVDTNDPDDLNWLKEMIASLLENMAVRIQNLGQFMEARSAKDLQSELHQIKGVAANFGLSALSALVIEAESKAKTGDIDTCISIATKIAPIWEETKLELQKRF, from the coding sequence TTGTTAATAGATTGGTCCAGAATCGAATCGCTCGTGGATACCAACGATCCCGATGACCTCAACTGGTTAAAGGAAATGATCGCGTCCTTATTGGAAAATATGGCAGTCCGCATCCAAAACTTGGGCCAGTTTATGGAAGCACGTTCGGCCAAAGACCTTCAGTCTGAGTTGCACCAAATCAAAGGAGTCGCGGCGAACTTTGGTCTTTCGGCACTTTCTGCTCTTGTCATAGAAGCAGAGTCCAAAGCAAAGACTGGTGACATAGATACCTGCATTAGCATAGCAACAAAGATTGCTCCCATTTGGGAAGAAACCAAATTAGAGCTCCAAAAAAGATTCTAA